Proteins encoded together in one Deltaproteobacteria bacterium window:
- a CDS encoding 1-acyl-sn-glycerol-3-phosphate acyltransferase has product MANPRAGYRKHWRLFSAFEKAENAAVLGLHVLSLSFWTFLVLSSLWLFPVAVLIWAATVAFDPRLVALHRFTCFWASLYTRLNPAWPVTIEGRHNLPRDSACVMVSNHQSLVDILVLFRLRTHFKWVSKIENFRVPLIGWNMSMNRYIKLVRGKRESVVQMMRDCEAALAGGSSVMIFPEGTRSVDGRMRAFKPGAFELAKRTRSAIVPIALDGTSRALPKRGYLLQGKHPIRVRVLERIEPESFADLSAEELGERVRARIAAELPAEGSPIAKSA; this is encoded by the coding sequence ATGGCGAATCCTCGGGCAGGGTACAGGAAGCACTGGCGGCTTTTCAGCGCCTTCGAAAAGGCGGAGAATGCGGCCGTGCTGGGGCTGCACGTTCTATCGCTCTCGTTCTGGACGTTCCTCGTCCTGTCGTCGCTATGGCTGTTTCCGGTGGCGGTCCTGATCTGGGCTGCGACGGTGGCCTTCGATCCGCGGCTGGTGGCGCTGCACCGCTTCACCTGCTTCTGGGCCTCGCTGTACACTCGCCTCAATCCGGCCTGGCCGGTGACGATCGAGGGCCGCCACAATCTGCCGCGCGACAGCGCCTGCGTGATGGTCTCGAATCACCAGTCTCTGGTCGACATCCTGGTGCTGTTCCGGCTGCGCACCCATTTCAAGTGGGTCTCGAAGATCGAGAACTTCCGCGTGCCGCTGATCGGCTGGAACATGTCGATGAACCGGTACATCAAGCTGGTGCGCGGAAAGCGCGAGAGCGTGGTGCAGATGATGCGCGACTGCGAGGCGGCCCTGGCGGGTGGCAGCTCGGTGATGATCTTTCCCGAGGGCACGCGCTCCGTCGACGGGCGAATGCGCGCGTTCAAACCCGGAGCGTTCGAGCTGGCCAAGCGAACGCGGAGCGCGATCGTACCGATCGCCCTCGACGGCACGTCGCGAGCGCTGCCCAAGCGCGGCTACCTGCTGCAGGGCAAGCACCCGATCCGCGTGCGCGTGCTCGAGCGGATCGAGCCCGAGAGCTTCGCGGATCTCTCCGCAGAAGAGCTCGGCGAGCGGGTTCGCGCGCGGATCGCCGCGGAGCTGCCCGCGGAGGGGAGCCCGATCGCGAAGTCCGCCTGA